CCACCCAAAAAATGTCGTCCAGAGATTCCCCCGGTTTTTCGTTGAGGGCAAACGTATAGGCTACGTAACCCGTCAATTCCATGGAGTCTGAGATGGGCGTAGAGGCTTCAATTCCAAATTGCAGGTTGTTGAGGCCACAGTTAAGACTTGCCTTTTAATATATCAGTTGGTTGTTCTTGAGGCATGACTTTCCGTAAAGTTTCAACCGCTTTTGCTTTTGCAGTCTCCTTGCTTTCGACTGTGTTACATGGTGATTTGGAAGCTGCCGGATGGATGATAGATCATGATCATGGTCACTCGCATCACGATGATACACATTCGGATGAGGTTCCGAATGCGAACGGTTAACATGATCCTGTGATTGCTCGTAGTCAGGCAGATGAGGACCGGATTTTAGTCCCATCATTTCTGGAAAATGAAGCTGCTTTCAGCCCAGCCCAGGGAGAATGGTCTAATACACCATTTAGGTTACGGACTGTTGAATATCTCTCTGGTCGATCGCGCCTTGGAAGTGCCTTTCCTACTAACTGGCAGTTTAAGTGGCGGTGTGCCGCTGAATCTACTGCTCCACCGACATTGAGCTAAGCTGTTTCGCTCCTGGTGAGCGATCAGGCATGTAATAGAAACGATCACGTCGCGCTGTGCGTAGCTGATCCCAAATGTCCTTCGATGGGCTCATTACTTCAATGCTTACTTCAATGTCTAAACGTTCAATTTTCCTATCCTATTTGGCGATCCTGGGCTTTATTCCAGGAGTCTTACTACACGCGGAAGAACCGCTTACGCTTTCAGATGCGCTTGCGATGGCGCTTCAAAAAAATCCCACTTTGCAGGTGCATGCGTTTGGGGCGCGCATGGTTGAAGCGCGCATTTTGCAAGCCGGTATCAGGCCCAATCCAAACCTCTCGGTTGAGTTTGAAAATTTCTTAGGCACCGGTGAATTGTCTGGCGTAAAAAGTCTGGAGACAACGTTGCAGCTCAGTCAGGTGATCGATCTTGCCGGTTCACGGGCTCAAAGAGTCGAGACCGAAAAAGCTTCCTTGGATGTTGCCGGTGCGGACTATGAAACGCAAAGAATTGAAGTATTCGCAGAGGTGGCTCGCAGGTTCATCGAAAGTGTGGCTGGCGAGCGAAAATTGGAAATGGCCAAGAGCGCCCGAGAGCTTAGTGAGGAAATAGTAGAGTCGGTTCGTGTCCGGGTCGAAGCCGGCCAGACTACGCCGATTGAATTAAATAAGGTACGAATTGCCTTGGCGCTCTCGCAAGTGGATGAAGAGCATTCCGAGCACGAGCTTGCCTCGAGTCGGCAGGCATTGGCTGCCATATTGGGTGAGAAGGAGCCAACTTTTGGAGATATAAATGCCGACCTGATGACTCTCTCCGAGGTGCCGGATTTTCCCTCGCTGGTCCAACGACTGGAAAAAAGCCCCGTGCTTGCCCGCTACAAGGTCGAGGCCCGGTGGCGTGAGGCGCAAGTCCAGCTCGAGCAAAGTCTGAGACGACGAGGCCCGCTCTTGAGTGGCGGACTTCGTCGGGTAGAGGCCTCTGATGATTTCGGGTTGGTCGCCAGCGTTTCCTTACCATTTCCGTTTCAAGATCAAGCGCGTGGCAATGTCCAGGAAGCGCGAGTTCGCCGGGAACAAGTGGACACCTTGGAGAAGGCTACCCGCCTGGATATGATTTCCACACTTTTTGCAGTATATCAGGAAATGATCCACGTGCGCACTTTTTTTACCCGGTTAAAGGAAGAAATTATTCCCTTGGCAGAGGAAACTAATGAGCTTGCCGAACAAGGTTACTTCAAAGGTCGTTACTCGCTTCTTGAGATGCAGGATGCGCAACGCTCGCTTATAGACCTTCGTAAACAAGTCATAGCCAACGCAGCAGCTTTTCATATTTTTGTCATCGAAATCGAACGGCTGACCGGAACCCCTCTATTGGGGGATTTTTAACTTAACACATTTTAAATATTTTATCTGACACTCCCATGAAAATAAGACTTCCCATTACAATTCTCACCGTCCTCGCCCTAGGTGGTGTAGGAGCCTTTTTGATAATTCGATCCAATGTCTCGCAGTCCGAAAACTCGTCCGATGGACATGGTGCGGCCATTGATGAAGAGGTTGTCAAAGGTCCGCACAATGGCAGAATACTCACCGACGGTGATTTTACTCTGGAGTTGGCTATCTTTGAGGAGGATGTGCCACCAGAGTTCAGAGCCTGGTTCAGTCAGGGTGGCAGAACCCTACCTCCGGAAGAGGTTGATCTTACGGTTAAGCTGATCCGACCTGGGAACAAGGTGGATACCTTTGTTTTCGCTCCAATCGAGGATTATGCCTTGGGCGACATGGAGGTGGGGGAACCTCATTCTTTCAGTTACGAGATCGAAGCGAAATATTCCGGGCGGACCCATCGGTGGGCTTTCGATGCTCCGGAAATGCAAACCGTTATAGATGAAAATGCGGCTGAGATCGCGGGCATGGAATTTGCAGCCGCTGGCCCCGCCACATTAGATGATTCATTGACGGTTTATGGCCAGGTGAAATTTAACGAGAACAAACTCGCCCGAGCGGAGCCTCGCTTTGGCGGAATTATTCTGAAGGCTGACAAATTGTTGGGCGATTCCGTAAAAGCCGGCGAGGTGGTTGCATTGGTCGAAACGAATCAGACGCTCCTCAATATGGAGGTTAAAGCTCCCATTGATGGAGTCATTGTAGAACGTACCGCGACAGCAGGGGAAACGGTATCCGATGGAGATTCTTTATATACCATTGCCGACTATTCTGAAGTTTGGGTCGAATTGAATATCCCAAAAAGAGATCAGGCCCGCGTTAGAATTGGGCAACGTGTAATTATCCATCCTGATGATGGTGGTGAAGCGGTGGTCGGTGAGATTTCGTGGATATCGCCGATTACCCATATTGAATCTCAAACAGTCGCCGCCCGGGTGGTACTTCCTAATCCCGAAGGTCGGTGGCGGCCCGGGTTGTTTATAAAAGCCGAGATTGCTCTGGGTGAAAACGTAGTCGATGTAGCTGTCAAGGAGTCAGGGATACAAAGCCTCTTCCATTTTACCGTTGTTTTTTCCCAGCATGGGGAACTTTACCAGGCTCGGCCTTTGGAGTTGGGTCGCAGAGGCGGTGGGTTTGTCGAAGTCTTGAAGGGGATCGAAGCCGGCGAACACTACGTGATTGAAAACAGCTTTCTGGTAAAGGCCGATATCGGTAAATCCGGAGCGACCCACGATCATTAGACTATGAAAAATCATTCAATGCACGAGATCACGACAATTATACAACTTCACACCCTTTCAGCAGGCTCTCTTAAACACTTACATCATGCTTGAGAAAATCATACGTTTTTCCATCCACCACCGTTGGCTCGTTCTCTTTACGACACTGGGGATTGCTGCAGTGGGCGTATTTAATTATCAGCGGTTGCCCATTGATGCAGTCCCGGATATCACGAATGTTCAGGTCCAGATAAATACCGAAGCTCAAGGGTATTCTCCATTGGAAGCAGAACAACGGATCACCTATTTAATTGAAACATCTATGGCTGGACTTCCACGGCTTGACTATACTCGATCGGTCTCGCGCTACGGGCTGTCGCAAGTGACGGTCGCGTTTAAGGACGGTACTGATATTTACTTTGCCCGTCAGCTGGTAAATGAGCGTATCCAGGAAGTGAAGTCCCAGCTTCCGGCAGGAATTGAACCGGCTATGGGCCCC
The genomic region above belongs to Verrucomicrobiota bacterium and contains:
- a CDS encoding TolC family protein; this translates as MSKRSIFLSYLAILGFIPGVLLHAEEPLTLSDALAMALQKNPTLQVHAFGARMVEARILQAGIRPNPNLSVEFENFLGTGELSGVKSLETTLQLSQVIDLAGSRAQRVETEKASLDVAGADYETQRIEVFAEVARRFIESVAGERKLEMAKSARELSEEIVESVRVRVEAGQTTPIELNKVRIALALSQVDEEHSEHELASSRQALAAILGEKEPTFGDINADLMTLSEVPDFPSLVQRLEKSPVLARYKVEARWREAQVQLEQSLRRRGPLLSGGLRRVEASDDFGLVASVSLPFPFQDQARGNVQEARVRREQVDTLEKATRLDMISTLFAVYQEMIHVRTFFTRLKEEIIPLAEETNELAEQGYFKGRYSLLEMQDAQRSLIDLRKQVIANAAAFHIFVIEIERLTGTPLLGDF
- a CDS encoding efflux RND transporter periplasmic adaptor subunit; translation: MKIRLPITILTVLALGGVGAFLIIRSNVSQSENSSDGHGAAIDEEVVKGPHNGRILTDGDFTLELAIFEEDVPPEFRAWFSQGGRTLPPEEVDLTVKLIRPGNKVDTFVFAPIEDYALGDMEVGEPHSFSYEIEAKYSGRTHRWAFDAPEMQTVIDENAAEIAGMEFAAAGPATLDDSLTVYGQVKFNENKLARAEPRFGGIILKADKLLGDSVKAGEVVALVETNQTLLNMEVKAPIDGVIVERTATAGETVSDGDSLYTIADYSEVWVELNIPKRDQARVRIGQRVIIHPDDGGEAVVGEISWISPITHIESQTVAARVVLPNPEGRWRPGLFIKAEIALGENVVDVAVKESGIQSLFHFTVVFSQHGELYQARPLELGRRGGGFVEVLKGIEAGEHYVIENSFLVKADIGKSGATHDH